The sequence below is a genomic window from Leisingera sp. M658.
TGCTGGCGCCGCACGGGTCCGAAGCGCAGGCTGAGGTGGGCGAGGCGGAGGAGCTGCTAACGGATAATGCGCCGCTTGCCTTGCATGGGGTGCTGTGGGAGCTGGATCAGAAGCTGGCGCTGTATGCCCCCGACGATGCGCATCTGATCGCTGCCACCGCAGCTTATGCCGAGCAGCTGCTGGAGAAGGCGGCGCTCAGGGCGCAGAATGCAGGCCGGCTGGAAGCCTTCACGTCCGCTGCCTGGCGGGTGGAGGCGGATGATCTGACCATCAGCGGCTTTGACGCCGCGGCCAAGGCGAAATCCACCACCCTCACCATGGCGTTCAAGAAGCCGCATGAGGTGGTCGGCAACCATATCGCCAAATATCAGGCCCTGCGGCTGGCTAAAATGCTGATGGCCTATGATTTCGACCGCCGCCTGAACCCCTTTGCCGAGATGGGCGGGTTCATCTTTACCTTCATGGGGGACGGGAAGCCGGGGACGGGCAAGACGACGCTGATCCAGATGATGGCGGGGCTGATGCATGATTATTGCCAGAATGCGGGCTATGCCTTTCGTTACCAAAACTTTGGCATCGACAATATCGACAGCTATCAGGGCAAATCAGGCCAGAACGCCAAATCGTTCATTCAGAACGTGATCGACCCCGGCGTCATCGGCTTTGGCACCATCGACGATATCGACCAGATTGCGGGCAAGCGCGGCGACCGGCAGTCCAGCGCCGGCCAGCAGGAGGTGACGGCGGTGTTCATGGAGGCCTTTGCCGGCGCCAATACCGTGGTGCGCGGCAATTGCACCTTTGGCATGTTCTCCAACTACCCGGAGAATGTGGACGACGCGCTGCGCCAGCGGGCGGGTGCGCGGTTCCTGGTGGACGGGCCGCAGACGCGGGAGGATTACATCGACATCCTGACGCTGCTGATGGGCAAGAACCATGCGATCCCGCTGGGGGAGCATGATCTGTACGGTGCGCAGGAAATCAGGAAGGCCGTCGCGCGGTCCTTCGAGGCCTACAACCGCCCGCAGGAACCGGGGCTGGCGGAGGTATTCGGCCGGGTGCAGGATCAGCTTGGAGAGCTGGATGATCTGGCCAAGCTCGGCACCTATCTGAAGGCGATCCAAGCGGCGGATGAACGGTTCACCGGCCGCGCGATCAAGAACATCACCGATGCGGTCAAGGTGCGGGCGATGGATTTTGAGCTGCCGGATGAGTGGATGGAGAACCCGGAGCTGTTCCTGTTCAAGGATTACGACACCAAATCCGCAATGATTGCCGAACTGCGGGTGCCGATCACGGTCGATATGGTGGTGCAGGAGATCAACCGCTACGCCGATAGCGAGTTCCGCTATGCCGACAAGTCGGATGAGGTGGCGATTGAAAACATGGTGCGCGATTTCGGACGGCAGGAAGAGGCCAAGCGGCGGTATCTGGAGGGGAAGTGATCTGTGGGGATTGTTTTCGGATATGTTGCCCTTGTGGTTTCGGTCCTCACTGCGGTTTACTCAGTGGTTGCCGGGATCGCGATGGGAGGTCGGCTTGGAAGGAAAGAAGTTCCGGTGAAGCAGGCCCTTTCCGTGACATTCCTTCCTGTTCTCCTTGTTCCAATGGTGATTTTTCTAATCGTGGCAGCTTTTCAGGTTGGTGAAATGGGGCAGGGAGTACTTACCCTTTCAGGCATTCTTAGCGCTGCCATCTTTATGGAACGGATCTCAATGTCCTTTCTGATGCCGTTTACTGCCGCTGTTTTTGCGATTGCCATGACCATCGCAAGGCTACGCCCGCAAAATTCGCAAAGGGGGCTACGATGAATGTTTCGCGCAACATGAGAGCAGAGCCTGTCCGCGGGCGGAAGCGGAGCGCCCGCCCGTTTTGCCGGAGGCAAACCTTCGGTTTGACGGGGCGGACAGGCGCTGCCCGAGCCGCAAACGCCTCGGGCGGGGGGTATTCGCAACTGCTCTGGAAGGGAGTGCATCGCTTACGTGATGCGGACAGGAGGAACATATGAAACGCCTCATCCAGCATGGCCTGATGTTCGGCAACCTCTTCCATGTGGCCTCGCCTGCGCTGGTGGAGCGGTATAACCGCGCGCTGAAGCATCTGACCGGCAAGACCACGGCCCTTACAGATTTCCATGTCGATATCTCGGGGTTCTCGCCCGAGATCGGCGATGAGCTGGGGGATGATCACTATCTGAACCATGCGGGCGTGAACCGGCAGTTCATCCTGCTGTCGACCGAGCAGAAACGCTGCCCGCTCTTGCATGTGAAATTCTCCACCAGCCGGGACATTCTGCGCCGGTTTATTGAGGTCAACGAACGCCAGCTGTTTGCGCTGACGGCGACCGATGCCGTTGCCGGCGAGCTGGTGAATTCGGTGTTTGAGGTCTCGACCCCCGCCAGGCTGTTCGACATCCAGCAGGTGCGGATCGATGCGGATACCACCAAGGGCACCTTGCGCCATGCGGACCACCTGGCGCAGCTGGTGGAACGGTTCAAGACGCATGAGGATGCCTGGTTTGACGATACGCTGATCGGGGAGATGATTGCGACAGCGGAAAAGACCGGCGATGTCACCCGCAATCCGGTGCATCTGGAGCATGAGGTGTTTGAGCAGTCGAACTTCTGGACCGCGCATTTCGGCGGGTTGTATGTGTTTCAGGGCGTCGCGCATCCGGCGGTGATTGCCAGCGGGGCAAAGCCCGAGGGCGTGCCGCTGAAACATGTGTTTGATCTGAGCGAGCGCAATGCGATTGCCAAGTTTCTGGAACTGAACGGGCTGGCGGAACCGGTGATCCGGTCGCGCGGCGTCGATGGCGCGGCGATCCTGCGGCAGAAGATGGGGTTCCTGGCCGTCAGCGTGCTGACCGGGAAGGGCCGGGACCTCACTGGCCTGTCGCGCGGTGACCTGCGGCGGATGGCGGCGCGGCATGCGGATGAGCTGCCGGAGGAGTTCGAGGGGCTGGCGGCGCTGGTGCGCTGGGCCGAGGGGGGCGGCAAATGGCCGAAGATCCGCTCGGACCATCCGGCCTATTTCTATTCCTTGCGGGCGTCGGACACTGCCCAGCGGGACTTGGTGAATATGCTGCTGGCGGAGCTGTGCCCGCATGACTTCCGCCAGATGTTCATCTGCCACAAAGAAGAATTCTACCGCCAGTACCGGGGCTGGCCGGAGACGAAAAAGGCCTATGCGGCAGAGTTCCTGGCGCGGGAGTATGCGGTGGACAAAGCCGGCGCGCGCGCCGCGCTGTTCGGGCATGAGCCGGATATGGAAGGACGCACGCCCAGCCTGCCGCGAGTGCGGCGCAAGGGGATGGTTGACCGGGTCGGCCCCTGGGGCGCGGTCAGCCGGGTGAGGGACCGCTGAATGTTCGGGTTTTTTCGCCTGATCCTGATCCTGCTGGTGGTGCTGACCGTGGCCTATGGCACGGTGTCGCTTTATTCGCGTGAGATGCGGCGGGCGAAACTGAAACGCCGCTGGCAAGAGAAGGGGTTGACCGGCGACCGCTCCGCCTTCATCCAGCGGGGGCTGAAACAATACGACCGCTCGTTCCGGCGCAAGCTGATCCTGCTGGTCTATATCATTCCGCTAGGGGCGCTGGCGTTTCTGGTCTATGTCATTAACTTCATGTGAGGTGCAGCAGATGCGTTTCATCAAATGGGCTTTCCTGATTACCATCTGGGTGCTGTTCGGCGCCTTCCTGCATTATACGCTGCCGCAGTACGATGTGGTGCGGATCGTCAATACCTATGAGGAGCGGCAGGAGCTGAACGACTGGACGAGGGTTTTCTGGTCGCAGCCGGATGATCAGTCGGCGGAGCTGATCAACCGCGATGTGCAGTTCATCCAGGCGGTGCGCCCCAATGGCCGCAATATCGTGTACCGGAATGAGGATACCGGTTGGAATTGGCCGCCTTATTTCAAGTTCGATACCGCCAATCTGTATACTGATGCCAATGACAGCATCTCAACCAAGGCGAACCCGGAGTGGGTAGCGGTGATGCACTACGGCTGGCGCAATGAATTCCTGTCGGTCTTCCCCAACGCGGTGACGATCAACCCGGTTGCGGGACCGGAGGACAAGCCAACCAACTGGTTCACGATCATTGTTCTGGTGCTTCTGGCGGCGGTGTTCTGGGCCGTCTATGTGCGCTGGCGCCGCTTCCGCCGGGCGCGGATCGACCCGATGGTCGAGAATGTCGAAGACAGCCTGTATGCCGCGGGCGATGCGCTTGCCGAGCGCAGGGGGCGGTTCCGGCGCTGGCTGGACAGCTGGAAGTCGAAGTGACGAGAGGGGCCGCGGGCGGGGCGGCTCTGAAATATGCAAACGGATGCGCGGGCCCGAACGGGCCCGCATTTTTTTATTCGATACGGTCGAGCACCCAGTCCAGCGCCGGGGTGAAATCGCCAGCCGAAAGCGCCCCGCGTGGTGCCGCGGCGGCAGCAAAGGCGAAGCCGTGTGTGTAATCCACCAGCAGGCAGAGAATGGTGCGGGCCTCTGCGCCAGATACGTCTGCGGCGGTGATTTCCGTCTCGATCAGCCGGGTCAGCCCGGTCAGGGAGGAGCCGATCAGGGCCGGGTTTTCCAGGATACACTTTGCAAGCTCCGGATGCTTGGTCACCTGGGCGCAATAGCGGGACATCAGATCGCGCAGCCGCAGTTTGGGCGTTGCCGCTTCAGACGGGGTGTCTGAACCTGCAAATGCAATGGCGACGAGGGATGCAATCATCTCGTCCTTGGTTCCGGCGTGATGGGCAACGGCCATCGGGGTGACGCCAAGCGCCTCTGCCAGTGCTTTGAAGGTGAGGGCCTTGCTGCCGCCCTCATCGAGCAGCTGCAGGGCCGTTTTCAGCACATCATCCTTGCTGAGGGTCCGGCTGCCCCTGGGCGGGCGGCCCATGCGCGGGGGCATCGGTCAGGCTACCCGGAACGTGGCCTGGACCATGCCGGTGGGCAGGATGCGGGAGCTTGCCACCTGGAGGTCGATGTCCCGGTCCAGGCTGCCGAACAGCGGAATGCCGCTGCCGATCAGAATCGGGACCGTTGTGATGGTCAGATCGGCGATCAGCCCCTGGCGCAGGAAGGACTGCACCATCCGTCCGCCGTCGATATAGGCGCGGGTCCAGCCCTCTTCTTGCAGCTCCTGCATAAGGTCTGCGGGTGCGGCGGTGCTGAGGCGCACCTTGTCCTTCAGCTCATCGGGAATGTCCTGTTTGGTCAGGCTGCTGCTGAGGACCACAACGGGTTTGCTGTAGGGCCATTGGCCGAACCCGAGCAGGGTGCGGAACGATCCGGTTCCCATGACCAGCCCGTCGACACTGTCCATGAAGGCGGCAAAGCCGCCATCGTCATCTTCGGCAACAGGCTGTTTGTGCAGCCAATCCAGCGAATGGTCCTGGCGGGCCACAAAGCCGTCGAGGCTGGTGGCGATGAAGACGTGGCCGGTGGTCATCGGTTTCTCCTGTGCATGCGTTTAATTATACGGAATATAATTAAGCGCATGCCGCGTTCCAAGGGGCCGGCGCAAGATTCACTGCGTGCGAATCGATTCGGTGGATCAGCAGCGGGTAACCGCATGAAAGATAAGCGCTTGCCGCAAACGGGCTGGCGGATGCCGGTTTGAGTTTCTGGACATCCCTGTCCCGCCCGGCTCGGCAAACATGCATGTCTTTTTCCGGTTTTTGCGGGTCGGTTTTGTTTCCGATGGCGGGAAATTTTTCAGGCAATACCGCAGATAGCAAGGTGCCGTCCTTCGGGGCGGAGAATTGGGAAGCTGGTGAAACTCCGGCACTGCCCCCGCAACGGTGACCCCGGGCAAGGCATGGCAATGACCACTGAAGCCAATGGCTTCGGGAAGGTGCCAGGCCCCGCCGCCGAATGGCCCCGGGACAGTCCGGAAACCAGCCTTGCCATGAAAACGTCAACCGCGGACGGCGGCGGGGCGGTTGCGGCGCGTGTCCGCAATCCCTTTGCCTATGCCTGCGACCAAGCCAACACGCCGCGGGGATGCGGCAGAGGAGAGAAGCAGATGCTTCACGACAGCGAAATTCTGGCCAAGCTGATGGCGCGGCAGAAAAACTATTCTCTGGAACAGGCGTTCTATACCGATCCGGGTGTTCTGGACCTGGACCTGCGGCAGATCTTCTACCGCGAGTGGCTGTTTGCCATTCCCGCCTGCGAAGTGCCGAAACCGGGCAACTATGTGACCCATCAGGTGGGGTCGTATAACGTCATCATCGTGCGTGGCACTGATGGCGAAGTGCGTGCTTTCCACAACGCCTGCCGCCACCGCGGTTCGGTTGTGTGCAAGGCGAAGAAAGGCAATTCGCCCAAGCTGGTCTGCCCCTACCACCAGTGGACCTACGAGCTGGACGGCAAACTGCTGTGGGCGCGGGACATGGGGCCGGATTTCGATGCCTCCAAACACGGGCTGAAGCCGGTGCATTGCCGCGACCTGGCCGGGCTGATCTACATCTGCCTGGCGGATGAAGCGCCGGATTTTAACGGTTTTGCCGAGGTGGCCCGCCCCTATCTGGAGCCGCATGATCTGGGCAATGCCAAGGTGGCCTTTGAAAGCTCGATCATTGAGAACGGCAACTGGAAGCTGGTCTGGGAAAACAACCGCGAGTGCTACCACTGCGGCGGCAACCACCCGTCGCTGTGCCGGACCTTCCCCGAGGATCCGTCGGTGACAGGCGTTGAGGGCGGCGAGACCCCGCCGCATCTGCAAAAGCACTTTGACCGGATCGAAGCGGCAGGCTGCCCGGCGCAGTTCCGCATGGATGCGCGCGGCCAGCACCGGCTGGCACGGATGCCGCTGAACGAAGGCGCGGAAAGCTACACCATGGACGGCAAGGCGGCAGTGGCCAAGCCGCTGGGCCGGGTGCCCTTTGCGGATGCCGGCACGCTGCTGAAGTTCCATTATCCGACCACCTGGAACCACTTCCTGCCGGATCATTCCCTCGTGTTCCGTGTCACTCCGATCAGCCCGACCGAAACCGAAGTCACCACCAAATGGCTGGTGCACAAGGATGCGGTTGAGGGCCAGGATTACGACATCAAGCGCCTGACCGAGGTCTGGATGGCGACCAATGACGAGGATCGCATCGTGGTCGAGGACAACCAGAAAGGCATCAACTCCCCCGCCTATGAACCCGGTCCCTATTCCGAGGTGCAGGAAAGCGGCGTCATTCAGTTCTCCAACTGGTATGCCGAGCATCTGACCCGCGCGCTGACCGGCCGCCATCTGATTGCGGCGGAGTAAGGTCATGGGATTGCAGGCCAATTTTGAGACATTGGACGAAACCCTGGCGTGGAAGGACGACGAGATGCTGGAATGCGTCTCGGTTGTTCCGGAAGCGCCGAACACCGCCACCTTCAGCTTCCGCGCGCCGTCCGGCGCGTGGTTCAAATACCAGCCGGGCCAGTTCCTGACACTGGAATTGCCGGTGCCGGAAGGGACCGTCTGGCGCACCTACACCATCAGCTCGTCGCCCTCGCGGCCATTGTCGATCTCGGTAACGGTCAAGGCCCAGGGCGACAGCATCGGCACCCGCTGGATGCTGGACCATCTGCGCCCCGGCAGGATCCTGCGCGCCTCCGGCCCGGCAGGGGTGTTCACCCTGCCAAAACGCCCGAATGGCAAGTTTCTGTTCATCTCCGCAGGCTCGGGCATCACGCCCAGCCTGTCGATGACACAGTATCTGTTCGACCGCGGCCAGTCGCCCGACATCTGCTTTATCAACTGCGCCAAACGCCCCAGCGAGATCATCGCCCGCCAGCAGCTGGAAAGCATGGCGTCGCGGCTGCCGGGGTTGAAGCTGAACCTGGTGGTGGAAGAGGACGATCCCTATCAGGTCTGGACCGGCTACCGCGGCCAGCTGAACCAGATCATGCTGGGCCTGATCGCGCAGGATTACCTGGAGCGCGAGGTCTACTGCTGCGGACCGGAACCCTTCATGCAGGCGGTGCGCGACATGCTCAACGGCCTGGGCTTTGACATGGAGAACTACAACCAGGAGAGCTTTGGCGCGCCGGTTGAAACAGCCGCTGATGTGCCCGAGATCGACGATGTGGTGCCGGAGGAAACTGCTGCCGCCGAGATCAGCTTTGCGGCGTCCGGTGTTATGGCAACCTGCACCGAAACAGATACGGTGCTGGCGGTGGCCAAGGCTTCGGGGCTGAACATCCCGTCGGGCTGCACCTTTGGCATCTGCGGCACCTGCAAGGTCAGGAAAACCGCAGGCGAGGTGCATATGGTCCACAACGGCGGCATTTCGGAGGAAGACGTGGAGGCCGGTTACATCCTGGCCTGCTGCTCCAACCCGATTGGCCGGGTTGAGGTCGATATCTGATGAAAACGGGCGCGCGCCGGATCTGGCGCGCGTCCTTTTTTTTAAGGCCTGATCAGGCTTCCAGCGCCAGTTTGTGCACGTGGATTTCGTTGATCGGGTGGCTCTCGGCGCCGATGATACCAGGGCGGGCGTGACGGTAAAGCGAGCGCCAGTAAGGCTGGATCACGGTGCCGTCGTCACGCATGAACTGCTCAATCTTCTCCATATGCCCCCGGCGGGTATCGGCATCGGCAATGGCTGAGGCGGCCTCCAGCATGCTGTCGAACTCGGTGCTGGCGAGACCGGTTTCATTCCAGGCCACCCCGGTTTTATAGGCCAGTGTCAGCACCTGCACCCCCAGCGGGCGGTGGCCCCAGTCGGTGGAGCTGAACGGATATTTGTCCCAGTCGTTCCAAAAGGTGTTGCCGGGCAGAACCGTGCGTTTGACCTTGAGGCCGGCATCGCGCATCTGCGCTGCCAGCGCATCGGTAGTATTGCGGCGCCAGTCGTCGTCGATTGAGAACAGCTCATGCTCGAAATCGAGCATCCCGGCCTCCTCCATCAATTGGCGGGCGGCTTCCGGGTCGCGCACCGGGGCGCCGATATCGGCGTATTCCGGGTGGATCGGGCAGACGTGGTGGTTCTCCGCCAGGGTGCCGCGCCCGTCATAGCCGAGTTCCAGCAGCACCGCGTTGTCGCAGGCCAGCGCCAGGGCGCGGCGGACACGGGCATCGGCATAGGGCTGCGCCCCGTCCACTTCGGCATCGCGGTTGGTGCGCAGCACCAGAGTGTTGGCCGAGACGGATTCACTCAACTTCCAGCCGATGGAGGTGAAGATATCGACGTATTCCCCCACGGTTTCATAGACCATGTCGATTTCTTCGGCCTCGGCAGCTGACAGATGGGTGGAGCCGTCGGTGCCGAAGTCAATAAACTCGATCCGGTCCAGATGGGCACCTTCGCCCCACCATTCGTGATCGGTGTTCTTTTCCAGGGCCACTTTGACACCGACCTCGTATTCCACCAATTTGTAAGGCCCGGTGCCGACCGGGTCGGCGCCCGGATCGCCCGACCAGCCGTCCGGCACAATGGCCGCGGGGTATTCGGTCACTGCCGGGATGATGGTGATGTCCGGGCGGGTGAGCTTTACCTTCAGCGTCAGATCGTCGACCACCTCCAGCGCGCCCTCGGCGGGGCCGTCGCCGGCCTCGTTCTGCAAGGAGCCCATGCGGGCCGCCATTGAGTTGCCTTCCCATTTGCCATCGCACCAGCGGGCAAAGTTATAGGCGACGTCCTTGGCCGTCAGGGTGCCGCGGCCGTCGTTCCAGTTCACGCCGGGGCGGATGTGCAGCAAGTATTCGGTGGCATCCTCGTTGACCTCCCAGCTTTCCAGCAGCCGCGGCTCAAAGGTGCCGTCGGCATTGTATTGCACCAGGTATTCCAGGTAGCCGCGCACCAGATTGCCCAGCTGCGGCCAGTTGAACAGCGGCGGATCAAGGAGGGCGCGCACGACCTGCTGGATGCGGATGGTGCCGCCCTTTTGGGCATTGGCTGCGGCCTGCACCGGCTGGCTGAGGCCGATCATGCCATAGGCCGCGGATGCGGTCACACCCAGCGCGGTTGCGCGGGACAGGAATTCGCGCCGGTCCAGTTTGCCTTGGGCTGTTTCCTCCGCATGCATGCGCACTGCGGGGTGGTGGGTTTCCCTGTTATAGTATTTGGTCATTTTGCTTCCTTTGTTGCTGTGTTCAGCGGCGGGAAAGATGCGGGCAGCAGTGGAAAGGGTGTGACTGGCTGCCCCGCCCGCCAGCAGCCATTCGCCGGTGGCTTTATTCCGCCGGCTCCTGAGTGATGGTGGTGGCGATTCCAGCCTGCTCGCGGCGGCCGTCGTTGTAGATCGCTTTGATCAGGGCGGCGCATTGCAGCACCATCACCACTGAGAAGGGCAGGGCGCCGATCACCATAGCGGTCTGGATTGCCTTGAGGCCCCCGACCAGCAGCAGCGCCGTCACCACCGCGCCAAGCGCCACACCCCAGAAAATGATATGCGGGCGGGCCTTGGGGCCTTCGTCGCCGGCGGCGTTGATGGTGTTGACGATCAGCACCGCGCTGTCCGCTGTGGTCACCAGATAGGTCATCAGCAGAACCACGATCATCACCGACATCGCCCAGCCGACCCAGGGCGACAGCATGTATTGTACCATGGCAAAGATCTTGTCGCCATCAGGTGCCGTGGCGATCTGGCCGTCGGCGCCGCCGTAAAGCTCCAGATCAATTGCGGTGCCGCCGGCCCAGGTGAACCAGACAAAGCACATCAGCGACGGCACGATCATGGCGCCCAGCACAAATTCGCGGATTGTGCGGCCCTTGGAGATCCGCGCCAGGAACAAGCCGACAAACGGGGCGAATGCAATCCACCAAGCCCAGTAAAACACCGACCAGCCGCCCTGCCAGCCTTCCAGCTTTGTGGCCACGCTGTCCGGGGTGCCGTCGCCGGTCCAGACCCGGAACATCATGTCCGGCAATGCGATCAGGTAATCCCACAGGCCAACTACCAGCGCCTGCAGGCCAAAGAAGGTGGAGCCGAACAGCAGAAAGAAGCTGAGCAATGCGATGCTCAGCACCATGTTGATATTTGACAGCCATTTGATCCCCTTGCCGACACCCGACAGGGCCGAGGCGGTGGAGGCTGCCATTATCACCAGGATTGCCACGATCACGCCGGCGGTATTGGCGGTGCCGGCCTCGTTGGCCAGCCCATCAATGCCAATCCGGGTGAGGCCGGAGACAAACTGTTCCACTCCGAAACCCAGGGTCTGCGCCACGCCGAGGATGGTGGCGACCACGGCGACGATATCCACCACATGGCCGATGGATCCGGACAGGCGGGCGCCGAACAGCGGTGTCAGCGACGAACGCATGGTCAGCGGCAGCCCGCGGCGGTAGCTGAAGAACCCCAGTGCCAGCCCGGCAATTGCATAGCAGGCCCAGGCACCCAGCCCCCAATGCAGGAACGACCATTTGTAAGCCATGCGGATATTGTCCGCAGCACCGCCGTTGGTCAGGCCCTGGATCACTTCAGGATTGTTGTTCCAGTGATAGATCGGCTCGGCCACCGCCCAGGTCAGCATGCCGACCCCGATGCCGGCCCCGAACATCATTGAAAACCACGAAAAGTTGGAAAACTCCGGTGTGTCGCCGTTCTGGCCCAGCTTCAGCCGTCCGGCGGCGGGCCAGATCGCCAGCGCGATACAGCACAGCACGAACAGCGCCACGGTCCAGATGTACCAGGCCCCGAAAGAGGCCAGAATGAAGCCGTTGACCGAATTCAGCACCGCACCGGATTGTTCGGGAAAGGCAATGGCCCAGACCACCAGCCCGCCGATCATCAGTTTTGAAGAAATGGTGACGATCTGGCTGAAGCCCCGGTAAAATCCGCTGTCGGACGTGCCGATCGGCAGATCCGTTAAAGGAGGTTTGATTGACATGAAAAATCCCTGTTTTCTGTTGATCTGCCGGTTGATGCCGCCCGGGGCTACGGCTTAGCAGACCTTACACAGGGCATTTTCTGGTACAAAAATTCTGCCTTTTGCAGTAGGCAATAATTTATGAATGACATTAGCAGCATTAATAGGAAGCTGAGCTATAATCTGGTCGCGCTGCATAGTTTCGACCTGGTGGCCCGGCATGGTAATTTCACCGGCGCAGCCGAGGCGCTGGGGCTGACACAATCGGCGGTCTCGCAGAAGATCAAGGGGCTTGAGACGGAATTGGGTATTGCTTTGTTCCGGCGCGAGCATCGCGGCGTGTCGCTGACCAACGAAGGTGTGCGGCTGTTGAATGTGGTCCGTCCGGCGATGGCGCAGATGGGAAACTCGGTGGCGTCGCTGCTGGAGCGCAAGTCCCGCCCCAGGGTGCGGATTTCGGCGGATTTTGCTTTTGCCAGCTTCTGGCTGCTGCCGCGGCTGTCGCATTTGCGCGCCGAACTGGGCGATGAGATTGAGATCCAGATCCTCGCCTCGCAGGTAGCGCCGGACGACTATGGCGAGGATTGCGATATCAAGATCCACGTCGGCCCGCGCAGCAGTATGGGCGACGGCGATGTGATGCTGCTGCAGGAGCGGGTGGGGGCGGTGTGCAGCCCGGCCTATCTGGAACGGCATGGCCCGGTGTCTTCGGCAGCAAGCTTGCTGGATTTTCAGCTGCTCAGCCTGTCAAAACCGGCCTCGGCGGAATGGCAGACCTGGCAGGGCTGGTTCGATCGCTTGGGTATCGCGGGCGAGCGGTCGAAGAACTATATCAGTTTCAACAACTACGACATGGTGGTGCAATCCGCAGTGTCTGGTGACGGCATTGCCCTGGGCTGGCTGGGGCTGATCGACAGGCTGTTGCAGAACGGGTCGCTGGTCAGAGTGGTGCCGGATGTGGTGGTCAGCGATGCCGGCTATGTGATGTCGCGCGACTATTCCAGCCGCCTGCGGGGGCCCAGTCTGGTGTTCGACTGGATCGCCGAACATCTGGCAGGTTCTGCGGTGATGTAGGGCTGGTGCCGGATTACCAGCCGCGGCGCCCCAGCAGCGCGTGCAGCCGGTGCTGCGGAGCAAAGGCATCGACCGCGGCAGGCCGGGTCAGCCGCAGCAGCACCCGGCGCAGCAGCAGCCCGCCCAGGCAGGCAAAGATCACCCCGCCGGCCGCCTGGCCCAGCAACACCCCAGGCGCACCGTATAAGGTGCCGCCCAGAACGGCCAGCGGCCAGGTCCCCAGGGTGTGGCGGCCCCAGTTGATCCATGTGGAATAGACCGGGTGGCCCAGATTGTTGAAGCTGGCGTTTTCGACAAACAGCACCCCGTTGAAGAAATACGCCAGTGCCAGCGGCCCGCAGAACAGGTAGATCAGCGTGCGGGTCTCGCCGGTGGCCGAGAACAGATCCGCAATCGGCACCCGCAGGGCAAACAGCACCGCCGCCATCAGCAACACATAGACCGCGGTAAAGGCGATGCCGGCCAGAAACGCCTGGCGCACACGGGCAAACTGCCCGGCGCCAAAGTTCTGGCCGA
It includes:
- a CDS encoding ATP-binding protein, encoding MSISGNQMELREEDIRKHYAAAAALLEGFDHTPRIARPAVERKAPERSAGIGTRRRFRSTTPGLVTRSTARPEGVHLIARIEAADEDDPLTSPLQATLQHALRRALAISLAMGEAYADVSGLGELKRANLAGSLDAARKGEFTDLLAAEALVSAHVFANAAAFLLAPHGSEAQAEVGEAEELLTDNAPLALHGVLWELDQKLALYAPDDAHLIAATAAYAEQLLEKAALRAQNAGRLEAFTSAAWRVEADDLTISGFDAAAKAKSTTLTMAFKKPHEVVGNHIAKYQALRLAKMLMAYDFDRRLNPFAEMGGFIFTFMGDGKPGTGKTTLIQMMAGLMHDYCQNAGYAFRYQNFGIDNIDSYQGKSGQNAKSFIQNVIDPGVIGFGTIDDIDQIAGKRGDRQSSAGQQEVTAVFMEAFAGANTVVRGNCTFGMFSNYPENVDDALRQRAGARFLVDGPQTREDYIDILTLLMGKNHAIPLGEHDLYGAQEIRKAVARSFEAYNRPQEPGLAEVFGRVQDQLGELDDLAKLGTYLKAIQAADERFTGRAIKNITDAVKVRAMDFELPDEWMENPELFLFKDYDTKSAMIAELRVPITVDMVVQEINRYADSEFRYADKSDEVAIENMVRDFGRQEEAKRRYLEGK
- a CDS encoding DUF1523 family protein, producing the protein MRFIKWAFLITIWVLFGAFLHYTLPQYDVVRIVNTYEERQELNDWTRVFWSQPDDQSAELINRDVQFIQAVRPNGRNIVYRNEDTGWNWPPYFKFDTANLYTDANDSISTKANPEWVAVMHYGWRNEFLSVFPNAVTINPVAGPEDKPTNWFTIIVLVLLAAVFWAVYVRWRRFRRARIDPMVENVEDSLYAAGDALAERRGRFRRWLDSWKSK
- a CDS encoding TetR/AcrR family transcriptional regulator; translation: MGRPPRGSRTLSKDDVLKTALQLLDEGGSKALTFKALAEALGVTPMAVAHHAGTKDEMIASLVAIAFAGSDTPSEAATPKLRLRDLMSRYCAQVTKHPELAKCILENPALIGSSLTGLTRLIETEITAADVSGAEARTILCLLVDYTHGFAFAAAAAPRGALSAGDFTPALDWVLDRIE
- a CDS encoding dihydrofolate reductase family protein, whose amino-acid sequence is MTTGHVFIATSLDGFVARQDHSLDWLHKQPVAEDDDGGFAAFMDSVDGLVMGTGSFRTLLGFGQWPYSKPVVVLSSSLTKQDIPDELKDKVRLSTAAPADLMQELQEEGWTRAYIDGGRMVQSFLRQGLIADLTITTVPILIGSGIPLFGSLDRDIDLQVASSRILPTGMVQATFRVA
- a CDS encoding DUF6638 family protein — its product is MKRLIQHGLMFGNLFHVASPALVERYNRALKHLTGKTTALTDFHVDISGFSPEIGDELGDDHYLNHAGVNRQFILLSTEQKRCPLLHVKFSTSRDILRRFIEVNERQLFALTATDAVAGELVNSVFEVSTPARLFDIQQVRIDADTTKGTLRHADHLAQLVERFKTHEDAWFDDTLIGEMIATAEKTGDVTRNPVHLEHEVFEQSNFWTAHFGGLYVFQGVAHPAVIASGAKPEGVPLKHVFDLSERNAIAKFLELNGLAEPVIRSRGVDGAAILRQKMGFLAVSVLTGKGRDLTGLSRGDLRRMAARHADELPEEFEGLAALVRWAEGGGKWPKIRSDHPAYFYSLRASDTAQRDLVNMLLAELCPHDFRQMFICHKEEFYRQYRGWPETKKAYAAEFLAREYAVDKAGARAALFGHEPDMEGRTPSLPRVRRKGMVDRVGPWGAVSRVRDR
- a CDS encoding SRPBCC family protein, with the protein product MLHDSEILAKLMARQKNYSLEQAFYTDPGVLDLDLRQIFYREWLFAIPACEVPKPGNYVTHQVGSYNVIIVRGTDGEVRAFHNACRHRGSVVCKAKKGNSPKLVCPYHQWTYELDGKLLWARDMGPDFDASKHGLKPVHCRDLAGLIYICLADEAPDFNGFAEVARPYLEPHDLGNAKVAFESSIIENGNWKLVWENNRECYHCGGNHPSLCRTFPEDPSVTGVEGGETPPHLQKHFDRIEAAGCPAQFRMDARGQHRLARMPLNEGAESYTMDGKAAVAKPLGRVPFADAGTLLKFHYPTTWNHFLPDHSLVFRVTPISPTETEVTTKWLVHKDAVEGQDYDIKRLTEVWMATNDEDRIVVEDNQKGINSPAYEPGPYSEVQESGVIQFSNWYAEHLTRALTGRHLIAAE